In one window of Megalops cyprinoides isolate fMegCyp1 chromosome 24, fMegCyp1.pri, whole genome shotgun sequence DNA:
- the LOC118771474 gene encoding RING finger protein 212B-like — MDWLHCNCCFRQEGRSFAVSSCGHITCEGCINPKQCNICGSSCNYLPISDKMKPREQVYFKDPVKLLQSRLEHISQIALFQRRQKERVTAFFKHKSLELERRLKEVMEQSYRELSALKRENAELKKPLSQRRVSPGQFQTSSYAPPSRLHRQTPGSVASLSSLSSLRDHAPRTPTNPMGTPHRPGPVTPNFFQFQFGPGTLQSPMTRSQFSVRGLHRPANP, encoded by the exons ATGGACTGGCTGCACTGTAACTGCTGTTTCCGGCAGGAGGGGCGGAGCTTCGCCGTCTCCAGCTGTGGCCACATCACCTGCGAGGGCTGCATCAACCCCA AGCAGTGCAATATCTGCGGATCCAGCTGTAATTACCTCCCCATCTCTGACAAG ATGAAGCCGCGAGAGCAGGTGTACTTTAAAGACCCAGTGAAGCTCCTTCAGTCTCGCCTGGAGCACATATctcag aTCGCTCTGTTTCAGCGTCGGCAGAAGGAGAGGGTGACGGCCTTCTTCAAACACAAGTccctggagctggagaggaggcTGAAGGAGGTGATGGAGCAGAGCTACAG GGAACTGTCAGCCCTGAAGCGAGAGAACGCAGAGCTGAAGAAGCCGCTGTCTCAGAGGAGG gTATCTCCAGGGCAGTTTCAGACAAGCAG tTACGCCCCGCCTTCGCGTCTGCACCGCCAG ACCCCCGGCTCGGTCgcctccctctccagcctgAGCTCTCTGCGGGACCACGCCCCAC GCACTCCCACAAACCCCATGGGCACACCACACAG gccAGGTCCAGTGACGCCCAACTTCTTCCAGTTTCAGTTTGGACCTGGGACGCTCCAGTCCCCCATGACACGCAGTCAGTTCTCAG tgaggggTCTGCACAGGCCAGCTAACCCCTGA
- the homeza gene encoding homeobox and leucine zipper encoding a produces the protein MATHGDRDRGSRMEAGQQAFVREVRRDPSRISYKRSHCSSNGKPEQAAADSDGSEGGGPASAVVSFSTNHNSVVCLPLVSEGLKLVWTQSDQTRELDCIPELVQAFNVFPYPTSREVAALARGCALPLDKVKVWFMVQRIKYGISWASEEIEETRRKLAGPDRCVGGEREEEEERGGEHGRDELGPEDEQDDSDSGMAERPLPIKRPKLEVPEPPRPRPVPHFRSSLPPPQDSYYYRPPADTLSPLEAAPSSQRRHGRYKKSKAQLAVLRSSFLRENWPAEAELRRLQEETGLSRNDIRKWFSDSRYQLRNGRGGVGVAQPLSPSRGGKNGHQLHPLPLIAHGPRHQQGGAARGGARGRAIRSNGAGDDRFFENFLSSSLEAVKEGQAAREEEENEEEEEEEVLSFEHTVEVEEEEEEEEKEEESEEEQPLQLISTRSDPETQHPPLAAAAASSPSPSPVTAASPSPASAALPHKRAAAGVPSQKPARSSKASPPLLSSPSPSVTTSSSSSSSSPVLTAAGRPRKTKEQLDVLKQHFLRCQWPKSEDYTRLVALTGLPRADVIQWFGDTRYAVKNGQLRWVRGVREQFMAELAQQREGGGANGAGGGASRGGSRRRKLQENGEAADSREPGIAGNSGTDVHPLEVYRRQTGALQEKDLDALCRKSRMSYQQVRDWFASQESGASDVEVNVTD, from the coding sequence ATGGCGACACACGGCGACCGTGACAGAGGAAGCAGGATGGAGGCCGGGCAGCAGGCGTTCGTCAGGGAGGTGAGGAGAGACCCCTCCAGGATCTCCTACAAACGGTCCCACTGCAGCAGCAACGGGAAGCCCGAGCAGGCGGCGGCGGACAGCGACGGCAGCGAGGGAGGCGGGCCCGCCAGCGCCGTGGTCAGCTTCAGCACCAACCACAACTCGGTGGTGTGCCTGCCGCTGGTGTCCGAGGGGCTGAAGCTGGTGTGGACGCAGTCCGACCAGACCCGGGAGCTGGACTGCATCCCCGAGCTGGTGCAGGCCTTCAACGTCTTCCCCTACCCGACGTCGCGGGAGGTGGCGGCGCTGGCCCGCGGCTGCGCCCTGCCGCTGGACAAGGTCAAGGTGTGGTTCATGGTGCAGCGCATCAAGTACGGCATCAGCTGGGCCTCGGAGGAGATCGAGGAGACGCGCCGCAAGCTGGCGGGGCCGGATCGCTGCGTCGGAGGcgagcgggaggaggaggaggagaggggcggggAGCACGGGCGCGACGAGCTCGGGCCTGAGGACGAACAGGACGACAGCGACAGCGGCATGGCGGAGAGGCCCCTGCCCATCAAACGGCCCAAGCTGGAGGTCCCCGAGCCGCCCAGGCCACGCCCCGTCCCCCACTTCcgctcctccctgcccccgcCTCAGGACTCCTACTACTACCGCCCACCGGCGGACACCCTCAGCCCCCTGGAGGCGGCGCCCAGCTCCCAGCGGCGGCACGGCCGCTACAAGAAGTCGAAAGCCCAGCTGGCCGTCCTGCGGAGCAGCTTCCTGCGGGAGAACTGGCCGGCGGAGGCGGAGCTGCGCCGCCTGCAGGAGGAGACCGGCCTCAGCCGCAACGACATCCGCAAGTGGTTCAGCGACAGCCGCTACCAGCTGCGCAACGGGCGGGGCGGTGTGGGCGTGGCgcagcccctctccccctcccgcGGGGGCAAGAACGGCCACCagctgcaccctctgccccTCATCGCCCACGGGCCCCGGCACCAGCAGGGCGGGGCCGCCCGGGGTGGGGCGCGAGGCAGGGCCATCCGCAGCAACGGGGCGGGGGACGACCGCTTCTTCGAAAACTTCCTCTCCAGCAGCCTGGAGGCAGTGAAGGAGGGACAGGCAGccagggaggaagaggaaaacgaggaggaggaggaagaggaagttcTGTCCTTTGAGCACACAGtagaggtggaggaggaagaggaggaggaagagaaggaggaggagagtgaggaagagcagcctctgcagctgatcAGCACCCGCAGCGACCCAGAGACCCAGCACCCCCCGCTGGCCGCTGCTgccgcctcctccccctccccctcgcctGTCACGGccgcctctccctcccccgCCTCTGCCGCCCTCCCCCACAAACGTGCCGCCGCGGGGGTCCCCTCCCAAAAACCTGCCCGCTCCTCCAAAGccagcccccccctcctctccagccCTTCCCCCTCCGTGACcacctcgtcctcctcctcctcctcctcgcccgTGCTGACCGCCGCCGGCCGTCCGAGGAAGACCAAGGAGCAGCTGGACGTGCTGAAGCAGCACTTCCTGCGCTGCCAGTGGCCCAAGAGCGAGGACTACACGCGGCTGGTGGCGCTGACCGGCCTGCCCCGCGCCGACGTCATCCAGTGGTTTGGCGACACGCGCTACGCGGTGAAGAACGGGCAGCTGCGCTGGGTGCGCGGCGTACGCGAGCAGTTCATGGCTGAGCTGGCACAGCAGCGTGAGGGAGGCGGGGCCAACGGcgccgggggcggggcctcgCGGGGCGGAAGCCGCAGGCGCAAGCTCCAGGAGAACGGCGAGGCGGCGGACTCTCGCGAGCCCGGCATCGCCGGGAACTCTGGGACGGATGTCCATCCTCTGGAGGTGTACCGCCGGCAGACGGGCGCTCTGCAGGAGAAAGACCTGGACGCCCTCTGCCGCAAGTCGCGGATGAGCTACCAGCAGGTGCGGGACTGGTTTGCCAGCCAGGAGAGTGGGGCGTCGGACGTGGAGGTCAACGTCACCGACTGA